The proteins below come from a single Chitinophaga pinensis DSM 2588 genomic window:
- a CDS encoding TlpA family protein disulfide reductase, whose protein sequence is MKSIVCFLMILICPGFIFAQKKFKVSFIVPDSTIIKNLSFSYYDYKERSDISITPVYEKNKATISHSYNTLYAHIRAELPSGNSWPAMTIFVTEKPATVTFPEHMNAADPFCSYTLTNAKDPKEEFRVANAHTQEARKHYQQVYDSVAANWTPADSLGYKRFREALLAIDYKKLEYISDHPNDYSSFITFERYTSSLLPPDLLLERFNTVFPANFRDSEEGAGVKRYLQDRAILEGKKKAISFTTKDIDNNKIVLEEVYSKKHVLLVFWGTWCGPCIEEIPTLREIRQQCPEEHLEIISLASRSPLEKVREFIKEKQMNWKHVVNDEDIRLLYQIHGYPEVILIDTKGNIIYKYSDYPDLHLQSLKKMLASLESNQ, encoded by the coding sequence ATGAAATCTATCGTTTGTTTTCTCATGATCCTTATTTGTCCTGGTTTTATATTTGCCCAGAAAAAATTCAAGGTATCTTTTATCGTTCCGGATAGTACCATAATAAAGAATCTATCTTTCTCCTATTATGACTATAAAGAAAGATCGGACATAAGTATAACACCTGTTTACGAGAAGAACAAAGCAACCATTTCCCATAGCTACAATACTTTATATGCACACATTCGTGCCGAGCTGCCTTCCGGCAACTCCTGGCCTGCTATGACAATATTCGTCACAGAAAAGCCAGCGACCGTGACATTCCCTGAGCATATGAATGCAGCTGATCCTTTTTGTAGTTATACGCTCACCAACGCAAAGGATCCTAAAGAGGAATTCCGGGTAGCGAACGCACATACGCAGGAAGCCAGAAAGCATTACCAGCAGGTATATGATTCAGTAGCTGCCAATTGGACACCGGCAGATAGCCTTGGCTATAAGCGATTTCGGGAAGCCCTACTGGCTATTGACTATAAAAAGCTGGAATACATTAGCGATCATCCCAATGACTATAGTTCATTTATAACCTTCGAAAGGTATACCAGCAGTCTCCTGCCACCGGATTTGCTGTTAGAGCGGTTTAACACCGTTTTTCCCGCAAACTTCAGGGACAGTGAGGAAGGCGCCGGTGTTAAAAGGTACCTGCAGGATAGAGCTATCTTAGAAGGAAAGAAAAAGGCAATTTCGTTTACAACGAAAGACATCGACAACAACAAGATCGTACTGGAAGAGGTGTATAGTAAAAAGCATGTATTGCTTGTGTTCTGGGGTACCTGGTGCGGACCATGTATAGAAGAGATTCCTACCTTGAGAGAAATAAGACAGCAATGTCCCGAAGAGCACCTGGAAATAATATCACTTGCCTCCCGCTCACCACTGGAGAAAGTCCGGGAATTTATTAAAGAAAAGCAGATGAACTGGAAACACGTTGTCAATGACGAAGACATCCGGCTGCTTTACCAGATACATGGTTATCCGGAAGTCATACTTATTGATACGAAAGGAAACATTATTTATAAATACTCTGACTATCCGGACCTTCATCTGCAAAGTTTAAAGAAGATGTTAGCCAGTCTTGAAAGCAATCAATAG
- a CDS encoding Crp/Fnr family transcriptional regulator translates to MMNAFNNYLQVNTRLKEEEIDTIISFAVSRKLRKHEFLFHEGDICRHKYFVISGLLRSFSTGSDGTEHIIKFSPENSWTLDKESYDLQIAAHTSISAVEASHILSWSKADFERLNKEIPALNEFTTQLTADNIYNSSQRLVTTLSATPEEKYLDFVKNYPALLQRLPLKMIAAYLGVSLRTLDRIRHAQLPQS, encoded by the coding sequence ATGATGAACGCCTTCAACAACTATCTGCAGGTAAACACCAGGCTCAAGGAAGAAGAGATTGACACTATTATTTCCTTTGCCGTGTCCCGGAAACTTCGAAAACATGAATTTCTCTTTCATGAAGGGGATATCTGCCGGCATAAATATTTTGTCATAAGCGGACTACTACGCAGCTTCAGTACGGGCAGTGATGGCACTGAACATATCATTAAGTTTTCGCCGGAAAATTCCTGGACGCTTGATAAGGAAAGTTATGACCTTCAGATAGCAGCTCATACCAGCATCAGTGCTGTTGAAGCCAGTCATATCCTTTCCTGGTCAAAAGCGGATTTTGAAAGACTGAATAAGGAGATACCGGCATTGAACGAATTCACTACCCAACTGACTGCCGATAATATATACAACAGCAGCCAACGTCTTGTAACGACGTTAAGCGCCACTCCCGAAGAGAAATACCTGGACTTTGTCAAAAATTATCCGGCGCTATTGCAACGTTTACCATTGAAAATGATTGCAGCATACCTGGGTGTGTCACTCAGGACGCTTGATCGTATCCGCCACGCACAATTACCACAATCCTGA
- a CDS encoding SDR family oxidoreductase, with protein MRVFITGASGFIGGAISAEFLKAGHQVIGLTHSEEGAALLNAAGVDVHRGNINDPQSLQHGIEKSDGVIHCAYMHGFDRIEAASRQESAAINHLGRFLVGSDRPLLITSVAAMGIAIPGQPAIENHFDPNQRNPRYATETAATHVADQGVHVSVVRLPQVHNTQKFGIVSSLLQIARAKGISAYVGEGANRWAAAHLLDVAALYRLVLEKNEPRTYHAVSEEGITLKEIAATIAERLNIPLVSLSVEEAQSHFGPLAMFLDFDMSASSEQTRQRLHWHPAGPGLIEDLRQYNIVL; from the coding sequence ATGCGCGTATTCATAACAGGAGCTTCCGGATTTATAGGCGGGGCCATCTCAGCTGAATTTTTAAAGGCAGGTCACCAGGTAATTGGCTTAACACATTCTGAGGAAGGAGCGGCACTACTCAATGCCGCTGGTGTTGACGTACATCGTGGGAATATTAATGACCCCCAAAGTCTTCAGCATGGTATAGAAAAATCAGACGGCGTTATTCATTGTGCATACATGCATGGCTTTGACAGAATAGAAGCAGCCAGCCGACAGGAAAGCGCTGCGATCAATCACCTGGGTAGGTTCCTGGTAGGTTCTGACAGACCCTTATTGATTACTTCAGTTGCTGCAATGGGGATTGCTATCCCTGGTCAGCCGGCGATAGAAAATCACTTTGATCCTAATCAACGTAATCCCCGTTATGCAACGGAGACAGCTGCCACACATGTTGCAGATCAGGGCGTACATGTATCTGTTGTAAGACTTCCACAGGTACACAACACCCAAAAATTTGGCATTGTCAGTAGTTTACTACAGATCGCACGTGCTAAAGGTATTTCTGCCTATGTTGGCGAAGGGGCGAATCGTTGGGCGGCCGCTCATTTATTAGATGTTGCTGCACTTTACCGACTGGTGCTGGAGAAAAACGAACCACGCACATACCATGCCGTCTCCGAAGAAGGCATTACCCTAAAGGAGATAGCAGCAACTATAGCAGAAAGGCTAAATATCCCCCTTGTCAGTCTATCTGTGGAAGAAGCGCAAAGCCATTTTGGACCTTTAGCCATGTTCCTGGACTTTGATATGTCCGCATCCAGTGAACAGACCCGCCAGCGACTACATTGGCATCCTGCAGGACCGGGACTTATTGAAGACCTACGGCAATATAATATAGTGTTATAA
- a CDS encoding SDR family NAD(P)-dependent oxidoreductase, protein MSDSKIALVTGGSRGIGQNIALSLAQKGNDVIITYLSNKASADETVAAIQALGRKAAALPLNTSDIKGFDAFTDQLSKTLNTTFGKPRLDFLINNAGTSLQSPITAATESQFDEMMNIHLKGVYFLTQKMLPLLQDGGRIVNISSAVSRISYPGVSIYGIMKGGMDVYTRYLAAELGTRGISANVVAPGAIFGGGAMEDNPDIRRFVEGITALGRVGLPDDVGGVVAFLCSDDAKWVNGQRIEVTGGVGL, encoded by the coding sequence ATGAGCGATTCAAAAATTGCATTGGTCACAGGCGGTAGCCGGGGCATTGGTCAGAATATTGCATTAAGCCTGGCACAGAAAGGTAACGATGTCATCATAACATATCTCAGTAACAAGGCAAGTGCAGATGAAACAGTAGCCGCTATTCAGGCACTTGGGCGTAAGGCGGCCGCCTTACCACTTAACACATCAGATATTAAAGGTTTCGATGCTTTCACAGACCAGCTAAGCAAAACATTAAATACCACATTTGGAAAGCCCCGGCTGGATTTTCTGATCAATAATGCGGGTACCAGTTTGCAGTCACCGATTACTGCTGCTACGGAAAGCCAGTTTGACGAGATGATGAATATTCATCTGAAGGGTGTTTATTTCCTCACACAAAAGATGTTACCATTGTTACAGGATGGCGGAAGGATCGTCAATATCTCTTCTGCAGTATCAAGGATCTCTTATCCGGGTGTGTCAATTTATGGGATCATGAAGGGCGGAATGGACGTATACACACGTTACCTGGCGGCAGAACTGGGTACAAGAGGTATATCTGCTAATGTGGTAGCACCGGGAGCGATCTTTGGTGGTGGGGCCATGGAAGACAATCCTGATATCCGCAGGTTTGTAGAAGGTATAACAGCCCTGGGCCGTGTTGGTTTACCTGATGATGTTGGCGGTGTGGTAGCCTTTCTCTGTAGCGATGATGCAAAATGGGTGAATGGTCAGCGTATTGAAGTAACCGGTGGTGTCGGATTGTAA